Proteins encoded together in one Salarias fasciatus chromosome 17, fSalaFa1.1, whole genome shotgun sequence window:
- the LOC115404358 gene encoding tripartite motif-containing protein 16-like yields MASDGSLPEEQFLCSICLDMFSDPVSTPCGHNYCKTCITGYWDSSGQIQCPICKQSFGSRPQLQVNTGFRDMVKHLKSMRVKAEGEILVRPGEVPCDICVGPKLKAQKTCLVCLASYCEGHLEPHLRVASFKKHKLTEPVPNLEDRVCTKHDKMLELFCQPDQVCICFMCLKDDHVGHKAVPLEQAHREKAAQLQSATSGMKIMEEAKSSTVKEVKDSIQQRRVKSDSDISSINAFFALLVASLKCRQSELIGVIQEKQKEAETEAERRVAQLEQELAELRRRRSKMEQLLQTEDNLHLLQNWPSLHLPTHTEDLFSPAPQQLPDSSPQIYAGIVKKAVERMGKAITNEMELLLHEVRLSDSCEVPKTEDATEEPMMAVAFIQDLSKPEDKLAMIQQCHTVNVKLNVFTVSTGLALSEDGKRLGFHQDTWVYPADLTYNSEQPPFVLATEGYSSGKFYYEVQVHGVGNFWVGVVNPTVSNKGCWILALYTTSWECYSVFDTSRSETLFLRQKPERVGVFVDYENKEVSFYDMDAKTLIYSFTGCNFTDASILRSFLSSMAGGFLNSRQKLFPAFSIFGAANGSELVITHVAETP; encoded by the coding sequence ATGGCCTCAGATGGCAGCCTCCCTGAAGAGCAGTTCCTGTGTTCAATCTGTCTGGATATGTTCTCTGATCCAGTCTCTACTCCCTGTGGTCACAACTACTGCAAGACATGTATCACAGGGTACTGGGACAGCAGCGGCCAAATACAGTGTCCCATCTGTAAGCAAAGCTTCGGCAGTCGACCACAGCTCCAGGTCAACACAGGCTTCAGGGATATGGTGAAGCATCTCAAGAGCATGAGGGTGAAGGCGGAAGGTGAGATACTTGTCAGACCAGGAGAAGTGCCTTGTGACATCTGCGTCGGACCAAAGCTCAAAGCCCAGAAGACGTGTCTGGTGTGTTTGGCTTCGTACTGCGAGGGTCACCTCGAGCCTCACCTGCGGGTGGCAAGTTTCAAGAAGCACAAGCTGACCGAGCCCGTGCCAAACCTGGAGGACAGGGTGTGTACGAAGCACGACAAGATGCTGGAGCTCTTCTGTCAACCAGACCAGGTGTGCAtttgtttcatgtgtttgaAAGACGACCATGTGGGTCATAAAGCTGTTCCACTCGAGCAAGCCCACAGGGAAAAGGCAGCACAGCTCCAGAGTGCAACGTCAGGGATGAAAATAATGGAAGAAGCTAAATCCAGTACTGTTAAAGAAGTCAAAGACTCAATCCAGCAGAGGAGGGTTAAGTCAGACAGTGATATATCGAGCATCAATGCATTTTTCGCGCTTCTGGTGGCCTCTTTGAAATGTAGGCAGTCAGAGCTGATTGGGGTGATCcaggagaagcagaaagaagcagagaCGGAAGCCGAAAGGCGAGTCGCACAGCTGGAGCAGGAACTTGCCGAGTTGAGGAGGAGAAGATCTAAAATGGAGCAGCTTTTACAAACAGAGGACaatctccacctgctgcagaacTGGCCATCCCTTCACCtacccacacacactgaggaccttTTCAGCCCTGCACCACAGCAACTTCCTGATAGCAGTCCTCAGATCTATGCGGGGATTGTGAAAAAAGCCGTGGAACGGATGGGAAAGGCAATCACTAATGAGATGGAGTTGCTCCTCCATGAGGTCAGGCTGTCTGATAGCTGTGAGGTACCTAAAACAGAAGATGCAACTGAAGAACCGATGATGGCTGTTGCTTTCATTCAGGATTTGTCGAAACCTGAGGATAAGCTGGCGATGATTCAGCAGTGCCATACAGTGAACGTGAAATTGAATGTGTTCACGGTCTCCACTGGACTTGCGCTGTCTGAGGATGGGAAGCGGCTGGGATTTCATCAGGACACGTGGGTTTACCCTGCTGATCTCACTTATAATTCTGAACAACCCCCTTTTGTCCTGGCGACTGAGGGTTATTCCTCAGGCAAGTTCTACTATGAGGTTCAAGTCCATGGCGTTGGCAACTTTTGGGTGGGTGTGGTCAATCCGACCGTGTCAAACAAAGGATGCTGGATACTTGCATTGTACACCACCAGTTGGGAGTGCTATTCAGTTTTTGACACATCTCGCTCAGAAACCCTGTTCCTGAGACAGAAACCGGAGAGAGTTGGAGTGTTTGTGGATTatgaaaacaaagaggtgtCCTTCTATGACATGGATGCCAAGACTTTGATCTACTCCTTCACCGGATGCAATTTCACTGACGCTTCCATACTGAGGTCTTTTCTCAGTTCGATGGCCGgtggttttttaaattcaaggcaAAAGCTCTTTCCTGCCTTTTCGATTTTTGGGGCTGCTAACGGCAGTGAACTAGTAATCACACATGTAGCTGAAACACCTTAA